Proteins encoded together in one Ferroglobus placidus DSM 10642 window:
- the thrC gene encoding threonine synthase has translation MYLLRCIECGSEFDSDFIYQCSKCNGLLDVVYDYSEIKLNFDGNNLSVWKYKDALPVKIKPVSLREGGTPLYKIEKIESGVKNLFVKHEGLNPSGSFKDRGMTVGVTKAVELKMRTVICASTGNTSASMAMYAAKAGLRAVVILPSGKVALGKLAQALMHGAKVIAVKDNFDKALEIVKSLAMRKSLYLLNSINPFRLEGQKTIAYEIYDELGFVPDAIFVPVGNAGNISAIYKGFKELVEMGYTDEVPRMIGVQAKGANPIYKAFVKGSREIEPVKNPETIATAIRIGAPVNAKKALRAIYESKGAVIEVGDEEIVEAQKMLAAKEGIGVEPASAASLAGALKFEEELESAVCIATGNLLKDPDEVIRVCGKPIEVEADVDVIEKLL, from the coding sequence ATGTATTTGCTGAGATGCATAGAGTGCGGGAGCGAATTTGATTCCGATTTTATCTATCAGTGTAGCAAGTGCAACGGATTGCTTGACGTCGTTTACGATTATTCGGAAATTAAGCTGAATTTTGATGGAAATAATTTGAGCGTTTGGAAGTACAAGGATGCTTTGCCGGTTAAAATAAAACCGGTTTCCCTTAGGGAAGGGGGGACACCTCTCTACAAAATAGAGAAAATAGAGAGCGGTGTTAAGAACCTCTTCGTCAAACACGAAGGCTTGAACCCTTCTGGGTCTTTTAAGGATAGAGGGATGACTGTAGGAGTTACCAAAGCTGTTGAACTGAAAATGAGAACAGTTATCTGCGCCTCTACTGGCAACACTTCGGCTTCCATGGCTATGTATGCTGCTAAAGCCGGTTTGAGAGCTGTGGTAATACTTCCTTCCGGAAAAGTTGCTCTGGGAAAGCTTGCTCAGGCTTTAATGCACGGGGCTAAGGTTATAGCTGTAAAAGACAACTTCGACAAAGCTTTGGAGATAGTGAAAAGCTTGGCTATGAGAAAATCACTCTACCTTCTGAACTCCATAAATCCCTTCAGGCTTGAGGGGCAAAAAACCATAGCTTACGAAATTTACGATGAGCTCGGTTTCGTTCCTGACGCTATTTTCGTTCCGGTGGGAAATGCCGGGAACATTTCCGCTATCTACAAAGGTTTTAAGGAGCTTGTAGAGATGGGATATACTGATGAGGTGCCGAGAATGATAGGAGTTCAGGCTAAGGGAGCTAATCCTATTTACAAAGCTTTTGTGAAAGGAAGCAGGGAAATTGAGCCGGTTAAAAATCCGGAAACAATCGCTACGGCTATAAGAATTGGAGCTCCAGTTAACGCGAAAAAGGCTTTGAGAGCCATTTACGAATCGAAAGGAGCTGTGATTGAGGTTGGCGACGAGGAAATCGTCGAAGCTCAGAAAATGCTCGCAGCTAAGGAAGGAATAGGAGTTGAGCCAGCAAGTGCTGCAAGCTTGGCTGGAGCGTTAAAGTTCGAAGAGGAGCTTGAGAGTGCCGTCTGCATAGCAACTGGCAATTTACTTAAAGACCCAGACGAGGTAATCAGGGTTTGCGGTAAGCCGATTGAAGTGGAAGCAGATGTTGACGTTATAGAAAAGCTTCTTTAA
- a CDS encoding tRNA(Phe) 7-((3-amino-3-carboxypropyl)-4-demethylwyosine(37)-N(4))-methyltransferase translates to MWEKFREEKLSEFKRADVDEEIRELLETINSVEIFVTLSSCAGRIVVMDMPSFGEKLESVFLGKWHSPPDFDEVLDAVRRGRETTWLMMHPPIVHVACRDLKVAEKLLSVAKKAGFRRSGVISFKKLVVEIASPERLEAVVSVKGKIADEEFLKVNYEYAVKKLLKSRERMKKFEKVFKEAFL, encoded by the coding sequence ATGTGGGAGAAGTTCAGAGAAGAAAAGCTTTCAGAGTTCAAAAGAGCTGATGTAGACGAAGAGATCAGAGAGTTGCTGGAGACGATAAATTCCGTCGAAATTTTCGTCACTCTTTCAAGCTGCGCAGGAAGAATAGTCGTGATGGACATGCCGAGTTTTGGGGAGAAGCTTGAAAGCGTTTTCCTCGGAAAATGGCATTCTCCTCCAGATTTTGACGAGGTGCTTGATGCCGTGAGAAGAGGAAGGGAAACAACGTGGCTCATGATGCACCCGCCGATAGTCCACGTAGCCTGTAGGGATTTGAAAGTTGCTGAGAAGCTTTTGAGCGTTGCAAAAAAAGCCGGATTTAGGAGGAGCGGAGTAATATCTTTCAAAAAGCTGGTCGTCGAAATTGCCTCTCCGGAAAGGTTGGAAGCTGTTGTTAGCGTAAAAGGTAAGATAGCAGATGAGGAGTTTCTGAAAGTAAATTACGAGTATGCCGTTAAGAAACTCTTGAAAAGTCGCGAAAGAATGAAAAAGTTCGAAAAGGTGTTTAAAGAAGCTTTTCTATAA
- a CDS encoding ATP-binding protein: MIIAVTGKGGTGKTILAALLTHFISKKSNRVLAVDADPDSNLPDALGVAELVTKTLGEIREVFQESRDEMGSMNKEQWLEGKIYSEAICECDNFDLLVMGRPEGEGCYCFANNLLRGVLRKLMRHYDYIIIDSEAGLEHFSRKTIEGADYIIVVTDMSKKGLATAKRIKELSEELELNFKEIYLVGNRITNKEAEETIKKFAEENGLKLLEILPYDEKIAELDLKGLPVTLLPEDSEYMKKVKKIADHFIELSVKVR, encoded by the coding sequence ATGATAATAGCGGTAACCGGAAAAGGAGGAACCGGGAAGACGATATTAGCTGCTCTCCTCACTCATTTTATTTCGAAAAAATCGAACAGAGTTTTAGCAGTTGACGCAGATCCCGACAGCAACCTTCCGGACGCGTTAGGCGTGGCTGAGCTCGTAACGAAAACACTTGGGGAGATCAGAGAAGTTTTTCAGGAAAGCAGGGACGAAATGGGTAGCATGAATAAGGAGCAGTGGCTTGAGGGGAAGATATACAGCGAAGCGATATGCGAATGCGACAACTTCGATCTGCTCGTGATGGGTCGTCCTGAGGGAGAGGGTTGCTATTGCTTCGCTAACAATCTTCTTAGAGGCGTGCTGAGGAAGCTGATGAGGCATTACGATTACATAATTATCGACAGCGAAGCCGGACTCGAGCATTTCAGCAGAAAAACGATTGAAGGAGCTGATTACATCATAGTCGTAACGGACATGTCCAAGAAGGGCTTGGCTACTGCTAAAAGAATTAAAGAGTTAAGCGAGGAGCTTGAGCTGAACTTCAAGGAAATATATCTCGTCGGAAACAGAATTACTAACAAGGAGGCTGAGGAAACAATAAAGAAGTTCGCGGAGGAGAACGGATTGAAACTCCTTGAAATTTTGCCCTACGATGAGAAAATTGCCGAACTCGATTTGAAGGGATTGCCCGTTACGTTGCTTCCCGAAGATTCCGAATACATGAAGAAGGTTAAAAAAATTGCCGATCATTTTATCGAGTTGAGCGTGAAGGTGAGGTGA
- a CDS encoding nucleotidyltransferase domain-containing protein, with translation MDIVKKLLEEREKRRKIFENYICYAEEIKKIAKKYFGDARIYVFGSVVEKRYHVMLSDIDIAVVTSNFDKERALKLKVEIEKKFGEIFQIHVLSEREWKFYLNFVKKFVEV, from the coding sequence ATGGATATAGTCAAGAAGCTTCTTGAAGAGAGGGAAAAAAGGAGAAAAATATTTGAAAATTATATTTGCTATGCTGAAGAAATCAAGAAAATTGCGAAGAAGTATTTCGGCGACGCAAGAATCTACGTTTTCGGTTCGGTCGTGGAGAAAAGGTATCACGTGATGCTTTCGGACATCGATATAGCGGTTGTTACATCAAATTTCGACAAGGAAAGAGCTCTGAAGCTTAAAGTTGAGATTGAGAAGAAGTTTGGGGAAATCTTTCAAATCCACGTTTTGAGCGAGAGGGAATGGAAATTTTACTTAAACTTCGTTAAAAAGTTCGTGGAGGTTTAA
- a CDS encoding HEPN domain-containing protein, protein MREEVEIFLSRAKKFEELASVAFEKRMYDIAAFHIEQSLQLYLKYIFAKEVGYFPKTHSLKKLFEQASSIDEKFRDFYYKNEIILKDIEDSYVLARYLPREYSESEVGKMFEILRKFKEEFKEWI, encoded by the coding sequence GTGAGGGAAGAGGTGGAGATTTTTCTCAGTAGGGCGAAAAAGTTTGAAGAATTGGCGAGCGTTGCCTTTGAAAAGAGGATGTACGACATCGCAGCTTTTCACATTGAGCAATCTCTGCAGTTGTATTTAAAATACATTTTCGCCAAGGAAGTTGGGTATTTCCCGAAAACTCACAGCTTAAAAAAACTTTTTGAGCAAGCATCAAGTATCGATGAAAAATTTAGAGATTTTTATTATAAAAATGAGATAATTTTAAAAGATATAGAAGACTCGTACGTACTTGCGAGATATCTTCCGAGGGAGTACTCGGAAAGCGAGGTCGGTAAGATGTTTGAAATTCTGAGAAAATTTAAGGAGGAGTTTAAGGAATGGATATAG
- the pyk gene encoding pyruvate kinase, translating into MRKTKIVATLGPSSESYEVIEKLVQAGMDVARINMAFGSRRYHSKLIEAVREASEEVRRNVAILGDLSGAKLRIGELKKPLTLHRGESVVIVKSESGEDAIPVPHSEFFERVKAGEIIHLADGSIKLRVIEVEKSKVVAEVIEGGVLTSYKGISFPGLCRVGLTKKDIRDLEFLLGKEVELIALSFVTSKEDVLKLKELAEETAVIAKIERREAVENLGEIVKASDGIMIARGDLGVEVSIEEVPVIQKRAIKLANEEGKFAITATQMLKSMVVQKEPTRAEVTDVANAVLDGSDALMLSEETASGNYPVEAVKIMDRIIRRAESIYHYLQERSVRSVTEAIAYSAARISEELKAEAIVVFTRTGSSAIQISRFRPRAKILVVAHDKRTLRKSSIVWGCHPLCSVPPKGNVDELISEAISTAVERKLVKKDSLVVVTSGMPFGEPGTTNTIKVLRVDDVV; encoded by the coding sequence ATGAGGAAAACGAAAATCGTCGCAACACTCGGTCCATCGAGCGAGAGTTACGAAGTTATTGAAAAGCTCGTCCAGGCTGGAATGGATGTGGCGAGAATAAACATGGCTTTCGGCAGTAGAAGATATCACTCGAAACTTATCGAAGCCGTTAGAGAAGCGTCCGAAGAAGTAAGGAGAAATGTGGCAATTCTCGGAGACCTTTCCGGAGCTAAATTGAGAATAGGCGAATTGAAAAAGCCGTTGACGCTCCACAGAGGAGAGAGTGTTGTGATTGTTAAGAGTGAAAGTGGCGAGGACGCAATTCCCGTTCCCCATTCGGAGTTCTTCGAGAGAGTTAAAGCTGGAGAAATTATTCATCTTGCTGACGGATCGATAAAACTGAGGGTAATCGAAGTTGAAAAGAGTAAGGTGGTTGCTGAAGTAATCGAGGGTGGAGTGCTTACCTCTTACAAGGGTATAAGCTTTCCCGGGCTTTGTAGAGTTGGACTGACCAAAAAAGACATCCGAGATCTCGAATTCTTACTTGGAAAGGAGGTTGAACTAATTGCTCTTTCTTTCGTAACATCTAAAGAGGACGTGCTGAAGTTAAAGGAGCTTGCTGAAGAAACAGCAGTTATTGCGAAAATAGAGAGGAGGGAAGCCGTGGAAAATCTCGGCGAGATAGTGAAGGCTTCCGACGGAATAATGATCGCAAGAGGGGATTTGGGAGTGGAAGTCTCCATTGAGGAGGTGCCGGTAATACAGAAGAGAGCGATAAAGCTTGCCAACGAAGAGGGGAAATTTGCCATTACCGCAACGCAGATGCTGAAGTCAATGGTCGTTCAAAAAGAGCCGACGAGAGCCGAAGTAACTGATGTTGCCAATGCGGTTCTCGATGGAAGCGACGCTTTAATGCTTTCCGAGGAGACGGCATCGGGAAACTATCCGGTGGAGGCTGTGAAAATTATGGACAGAATAATCAGAAGAGCGGAATCCATTTACCATTATCTGCAAGAGAGAAGCGTGAGAAGCGTAACGGAAGCCATAGCGTATTCGGCAGCCAGAATTTCCGAGGAACTAAAAGCTGAGGCTATAGTAGTCTTTACGAGAACCGGGTCTTCAGCTATTCAAATTTCGAGGTTTAGACCGAGGGCGAAAATTTTGGTCGTGGCTCACGACAAAAGAACGCTTAGGAAATCGTCTATCGTCTGGGGTTGCCATCCGCTTTGCTCGGTCCCTCCGAAAGGGAACGTTGATGAACTAATCTCCGAGGCGATAAGTACTGCCGTTGAGAGGAAATTGGTTAAAAAAGACAGTCTTGTTGTAGTTACTTCCGGAATGCCTTTTGGCGAGCCGGGAACGACTAATACGATAAAGGTTCTCAGAGTCGATGACGTAGTTTGA
- the cdhD gene encoding CO dehydrogenase/acetyl-CoA synthase subunit delta, which translates to MAEKFTLEEFFNLLKKYNVEELEGVRIEGDLEIEIEPGAAVDPNTINALLALTQYVNLIQEFGKFLYHANMALTYLQRLSQAFGIQLPVAAPQPQVPEVKPTVEVPKIKIPEKLKEAKFEPYKVEYPGKIEEVTLGATRAEGGTREVTITVGGERSLAFYTFDAEMPHLPVIAIDVFDRRPMLAKAVREHYEDVLDDPAEWARKAVREFGADLVTLHLISTDPLLDDRPASEAAKTVEEVLQAVKVPLIIGGSGNKEKDPEVLEKAAEVAEGERVMLASATLDMDWERIGNAAKKYGHVVLSWTQMDINNQKTLNRYLLKRVGLPRDSLIMDPTTAALGYGLDYAFTNMERIRISGLRGDQDLNFPISSGTTNAWGAREAWMKDSPIEEDTPWGPRELRGPIWEIVTGLTLALAGVDIFMMMHPGAVAVLKEIINTLAGKIAEKADENAWLTMEG; encoded by the coding sequence ATGGCGGAAAAATTCACTCTTGAGGAATTTTTTAACCTTCTCAAGAAGTATAACGTCGAGGAGCTGGAAGGTGTAAGGATTGAGGGAGATTTGGAGATAGAGATCGAGCCCGGTGCGGCTGTGGATCCCAACACCATAAATGCGCTCTTAGCTTTGACTCAGTACGTAAATCTGATTCAGGAATTCGGAAAATTCTTGTACCATGCGAACATGGCTTTAACTTACCTCCAGAGATTATCCCAAGCTTTCGGAATTCAGCTGCCGGTAGCTGCTCCACAGCCTCAGGTTCCTGAGGTAAAGCCAACTGTAGAAGTTCCGAAGATAAAGATTCCGGAGAAGCTGAAAGAGGCGAAGTTCGAACCTTACAAAGTTGAGTATCCGGGGAAGATAGAGGAAGTCACTCTCGGAGCTACAAGGGCTGAAGGAGGAACAAGAGAAGTAACTATTACAGTTGGAGGGGAGAGAAGCTTAGCATTTTATACTTTCGACGCCGAAATGCCTCATCTGCCGGTAATAGCTATAGACGTTTTTGACAGAAGACCTATGCTTGCCAAAGCAGTTAGGGAGCATTACGAAGACGTTCTCGACGATCCGGCCGAGTGGGCGAGAAAAGCGGTGAGGGAGTTTGGAGCTGATCTTGTTACCCTTCACTTGATAAGCACCGACCCTCTCTTGGACGACAGACCGGCAAGTGAAGCTGCTAAGACTGTTGAGGAAGTTCTTCAAGCTGTAAAGGTTCCGCTGATAATAGGTGGGAGTGGAAACAAGGAGAAAGATCCGGAGGTTCTTGAAAAAGCCGCAGAAGTGGCTGAGGGAGAGAGAGTTATGCTCGCTTCAGCCACTCTGGACATGGACTGGGAGAGAATCGGAAATGCCGCCAAGAAGTACGGGCATGTCGTGTTGAGCTGGACACAGATGGACATAAACAACCAGAAGACGCTGAACAGATACCTTCTGAAGAGAGTCGGATTGCCGAGGGACAGTCTGATAATGGACCCAACGACGGCAGCCCTCGGATACGGTTTGGACTACGCTTTCACCAACATGGAGAGAATAAGAATAAGCGGTTTGAGAGGGGATCAGGACTTGAACTTCCCGATATCGAGCGGAACAACCAACGCATGGGGAGCGAGAGAAGCTTGGATGAAGGATTCACCGATCGAAGAAGACACGCCTTGGGGACCGAGAGAGTTGAGAGGACCGATCTGGGAAATAGTCACCGGATTAACTCTCGCTTTAGCCGGAGTTGACATATTCATGATGATGCATCCGGGAGCTGTGGCAGTCCTCAAGGAGATAATAAACACTCTCGCAGGAAAAATTGCCGAAAAAGCGGATGAAAATGCTTGGTTAACGATGGAGGGGTGA
- the acsC gene encoding acetyl-CoA decarbonylase/synthase complex subunit gamma produces the protein MKVKSPLEIYRYLPQTNCGECGYDTCMSFAAQIIERTVKPTDCPPLVKEAEKNPKVKKKLEELIEITSPEVKEVIIGKGDKAVKIGGEDVLHRHELTFFNPTALFYDVWDTLDDKEIDERCSKVVEYRKFYVGEFLTLDGIAVRCTSNDPKRFREVVKRVAGYGKPMILVSLNPECMRAALEEVAEERPLIYAATEDNWREFLELALEFKVPVVVRSKDLNKLKSLAVTFKEAGVEDIVLDPVTEPVGEGLKGTFERVIQLRRTAILGEDKDVAYPIMITPIAAWALEADEVSKAYWETVIASIFIVKYGDVMILHCLEPYAIMPIVTLRYNIYTDPRTPVQVEPGLREINNPSPDDPVFITTNFALTYYTVESDLTSGNIKGWLLVLDTEGLGVEVSVAGGQFTAAKVKDLIKETKIEEKVNHRYLIIPGLAARLQGAIEDETGWKVLVGPMDSGRIKGWLEQHWPPKEK, from the coding sequence ATGAAGGTAAAAAGCCCTCTCGAAATTTACCGCTATCTTCCTCAAACGAACTGCGGCGAGTGCGGTTATGACACCTGCATGAGCTTTGCTGCTCAGATAATAGAGAGAACAGTGAAGCCAACTGATTGCCCGCCTCTCGTTAAAGAAGCCGAAAAGAACCCGAAGGTTAAGAAAAAGCTTGAGGAGTTAATAGAGATTACGTCTCCGGAAGTTAAGGAAGTTATCATCGGGAAAGGAGACAAAGCCGTAAAAATAGGAGGAGAAGACGTACTCCACAGGCACGAGCTTACTTTCTTCAATCCAACAGCTCTCTTCTACGATGTCTGGGACACCCTCGATGATAAGGAGATAGACGAGAGGTGCAGCAAGGTCGTAGAGTACAGAAAGTTCTACGTCGGTGAATTCCTCACGCTGGACGGAATAGCGGTGAGGTGCACCTCTAACGATCCTAAGAGGTTCAGGGAGGTCGTGAAGAGAGTTGCCGGCTACGGAAAACCGATGATTCTTGTATCTTTGAATCCGGAGTGCATGAGAGCAGCTTTAGAAGAGGTGGCTGAGGAAAGACCGCTAATCTATGCTGCTACTGAAGACAACTGGAGGGAATTCTTGGAACTTGCTCTTGAGTTTAAAGTTCCCGTTGTCGTTAGAAGTAAGGACTTAAACAAGCTTAAGAGCTTAGCCGTCACGTTTAAGGAGGCTGGAGTTGAAGATATAGTCCTCGATCCGGTAACTGAGCCCGTTGGAGAGGGATTGAAGGGGACCTTCGAGAGAGTTATTCAGCTAAGAAGAACGGCAATACTTGGCGAAGACAAGGACGTTGCTTATCCAATTATGATTACTCCAATAGCCGCTTGGGCTTTGGAGGCTGACGAAGTCTCTAAAGCTTACTGGGAAACGGTAATAGCGAGCATATTTATAGTTAAGTACGGAGACGTCATGATCCTCCACTGCCTTGAGCCTTACGCAATAATGCCGATCGTAACGCTAAGGTACAACATCTACACAGATCCGAGAACGCCTGTACAAGTTGAGCCTGGATTGAGAGAGATAAACAATCCTTCTCCGGACGATCCCGTTTTCATAACTACCAACTTCGCTTTAACTTACTACACTGTAGAGAGCGACCTCACCAGCGGAAACATCAAAGGATGGCTGCTCGTTCTCGACACCGAAGGACTTGGAGTTGAGGTCAGCGTTGCCGGAGGGCAGTTTACGGCTGCTAAGGTCAAGGATCTAATTAAAGAGACGAAAATCGAAGAGAAGGTTAACCATCGCTATTTGATAATTCCCGGACTTGCAGCAAGGCTTCAGGGTGCTATAGAAGACGAAACGGGCTGGAAAGTTTTAGTGGGTCCGATGGATTCTGGAAGAATAAAAGGCTGGCTCGAACAACACTGGCCACCTAAAGAAAAATAA
- the mer gene encoding 5,10-methylenetetrahydromethanopterin reductase, whose protein sequence is MKFGIEFVPNMKYYELEYYVKLAEDSGFEYTWITDHYNNRNVYAMLAILALKTSKIKLGPGVTNPYHISPALTASAIATINELSEGRAVLGIGAGDKVTFERIGITWEKPLKRMREAVEIIRALHSGKPVNYDGEIFKMNGAKLDFKAGNIPIYIGAQGPKMLQLAAELGDGVLINASHPRDFEAAKENIEAGLSKAGKSKEEFDVVAYASMSVDKDREKARNAARIVVAFIVAGSPEVIFERHGISMDDVNKVREALNNAFTKGDWAGVGKAVTDEMIDCFSISGTPEDVIERIKELSKAGVTQVVAGSPIGPDKKKSIQLIGKEIIPAFS, encoded by the coding sequence ATGAAGTTCGGAATCGAATTTGTGCCCAACATGAAGTACTACGAGCTTGAATACTACGTGAAACTCGCTGAGGACAGCGGTTTTGAATACACGTGGATTACCGACCACTACAACAACAGAAACGTCTACGCGATGCTGGCAATTCTTGCTCTGAAAACGAGCAAAATAAAGCTCGGTCCCGGCGTGACGAACCCCTACCACATCTCACCAGCTCTGACGGCTTCAGCGATAGCAACGATAAACGAGCTAAGCGAAGGGAGAGCGGTTCTCGGAATAGGTGCTGGAGACAAGGTAACTTTCGAGAGAATAGGGATAACGTGGGAGAAGCCGTTGAAAAGGATGAGGGAAGCGGTCGAAATAATAAGAGCTCTTCACTCAGGAAAGCCGGTGAATTACGATGGTGAAATATTCAAAATGAACGGAGCCAAACTCGACTTCAAAGCCGGAAACATTCCGATATACATCGGAGCGCAAGGACCGAAGATGCTGCAGCTTGCAGCCGAGCTTGGAGATGGCGTTTTGATAAACGCTTCTCATCCGAGAGATTTCGAGGCTGCCAAGGAGAACATCGAAGCCGGATTGAGCAAAGCTGGAAAGAGCAAGGAGGAGTTCGACGTCGTTGCATATGCTTCGATGAGCGTCGACAAGGATAGGGAGAAGGCGAGAAATGCAGCAAGAATAGTTGTAGCATTTATAGTTGCCGGTTCGCCAGAAGTCATCTTCGAGAGACACGGAATAAGCATGGACGACGTGAACAAGGTTAGAGAAGCTTTGAACAACGCCTTTACAAAGGGAGACTGGGCTGGAGTCGGAAAAGCCGTAACTGACGAGATGATCGACTGCTTCTCGATAAGCGGAACGCCGGAGGATGTAATCGAAAGAATAAAAGAGCTGTCCAAAGCGGGAGTTACGCAAGTCGTGGCTGGCTCACCTATAGGACCGGACAAGAAGAAGTCCATACAGCTGATCGGAAAGGAGATCATCCCCGCTTTCTCCTAA
- a CDS encoding AzlC family ABC transporter permease, which yields MRSLKDSLPIVVSYFSISTAFGMIAKEYLGFNAVLMSALVFAGAAQFIALQMIANKSPSALIVLTTFLVNSRHLLMSSYLSRFYIGVSKRIKAVVSFGITDETFAVASKRFQEGKANPSYNLQLNFFSYSAWVSGTALGIFFGAILPEDVSRVLPFGLTALFISILVSSVKEKSDLIAALTAGIFAVVLPSGWNIVVASLVGCFAGGVAEKWMSRS from the coding sequence ATGCGTAGTCTCAAAGATTCGCTTCCGATAGTTGTCAGCTACTTCTCAATCTCTACCGCATTTGGGATGATAGCCAAAGAATACTTGGGCTTCAACGCAGTTCTAATGTCAGCATTGGTTTTCGCTGGAGCTGCTCAGTTCATCGCTTTACAGATGATAGCAAACAAGAGTCCTTCAGCGCTAATTGTCCTAACAACTTTTCTCGTTAATTCGAGACACCTCCTCATGAGCAGCTACCTATCGAGATTCTACATAGGAGTTAGCAAGAGAATCAAAGCTGTAGTTTCTTTTGGAATTACCGATGAAACGTTTGCCGTAGCTTCCAAGAGGTTTCAGGAGGGGAAAGCCAACCCTTCTTACAACTTACAGCTAAACTTCTTCAGCTACTCGGCTTGGGTTTCCGGAACTGCGTTGGGAATTTTCTTCGGAGCAATTTTGCCAGAAGACGTTAGCAGAGTTTTACCCTTCGGTTTAACAGCCCTCTTCATATCCATTCTCGTTTCGAGCGTAAAAGAGAAGAGCGACCTAATCGCAGCTTTGACAGCCGGAATCTTTGCAGTAGTTCTTCCGAGCGGATGGAACATCGTAGTAGCTTCACTCGTAGGCTGTTTCGCCGGAGGTGTAGCGGAGAAATGGATGAGCCGATCGTAA
- a CDS encoding AzlD domain-containing protein has translation MDEPIVIFGMFAVTYFSRALPMLKEFKIENRYIKYIPPSIFAALVFPDVTNFDEKTLAALIVLLVSLKNRNLLLAMFVGVLSLYVLQKAEIF, from the coding sequence ATGGATGAGCCGATCGTAATCTTCGGAATGTTCGCAGTAACGTACTTCTCAAGGGCTTTGCCGATGCTCAAAGAATTTAAAATCGAGAACAGGTACATAAAGTACATTCCTCCGTCGATATTCGCAGCGTTGGTCTTTCCTGACGTGACGAATTTCGACGAAAAAACGTTAGCCGCTTTGATAGTTCTACTGGTCTCTTTAAAAAACAGAAACCTACTTTTAGCGATGTTTGTCGGAGTTCTTTCACTTTACGTTCTCCAAAAAGCTGAAATTTTCTAA